From the genome of uncultured Methanobacterium sp.:
GGTCACCGCATTTTTCTACAAATTAGCTAATTTATTTGGGGACTTCCCATTACTGGTGGTCAGTTTCTGGACATCAACAATCATAGCCTCACTCTGCGTTATACCCGCTTATTTCTTTATCAAGAGCATAAGCAATGAATACGGGGGTATTGCTGCAGCGGTGCTAGTGGGAGTTTCCACATTCTATTTCTCCCACACCTTTGCTGGTTTCTTTGACACAGATATGTTTGGTATGGTTCTACCACTCCTGGTGGTATGGTTCTTCAGTGTAAGTATCACCACTACCAAAAACCGGAACAAAATGCTTTATGCGGTTTATTCAGCTATTTCAATGCTGTTATTTGCCTTAGCGTGGTCTGGATGGTGGTATATATTCTATCTGGTGATTGGTGTCGCGTTAGTGTACATGGTTGTCTCCAAATATATATTTGAGATGGATACTTTCAAATCATGGAAAGGTTATTCCAGCAAGAAACAATGGTTACTGGAACAACCAGTTCTACTCCCATTACTCATATTCGTGGTTTTAAGCTCAGTACTAATGTTCATATTCTGGGGAAATTTATTCTTCTCCCAGCTAACCGAACCTTTAAGCGTACTTCAACTTCAATCAGCTACCCAGGGCACAGCCTATCCCAATGTATTCATATCTGTGGGTGAACTGCAGATTCCAAGTGCGAGCACAGTGGTGCAGGATGTGGGTGGAATATTCCCATTTGCCTTTGGAATACTGGGACTACTGATGATCTTCTGGAACTTGAGGATCAAAAAAGATAAGGGAAAAGAATCCAAAAAAGGAAAAAACAAACCTCCTAAAAAGGATAGAAAACCTAGAAGGACAAGAAAATCCACAAAAAGTGAAAAACCCAAGGAAAGTAAATCTGAACAGAAAGGATTTGGAGGGATGATACCTCCTGAAAAACGGGGTAATTATCTGTATTATGCCATTCTTTTCTCTGTATGGTTATTAATCACAGCTTATGCGTTTACTAAGGGTGTAAGATTCGTAGAAGCATTTTCCCTCCCCATAGCGCTTTGTGCAGGAATTTTCGTGGGATTCATTGTGGATTACCTGAAAAATCAGATAGAAAAACCTGCGTACCAGTATATAGCAATTGCTTTAGTATTGGTACTGGTATGTTACGGTCCAGTAACTTCTGCCAATGCAGTTTCCAACTCAGTAGTGCCTGGAACTGATGATGCAATGGTCAATACACTTACCTGGGTAAAAAATAACACCCCTTCCAATGCAGTAATGACATCCTGGTGGGACTATGGACACCTATTTGCTGTGAAGGCAGATAGGGGAGTCACATTTGATGGAGGTTCCCAGAACAACGCACGTGCATACTGGGTGGGCAAAGCATTATCTACTAATAACGAAGCCCTTTCTGCAGGCATACTCAAGATGTTAGCGTCCAGTGGTGATAATGGTTATATGGCAGTGGAAAACTTCACTAATAACACCGGTAAAACCGTTGAAATTATGGATAAAATCCTGGTTGTTGATAAAACTTCAGCCCAGAACATACTGACCTCT
Proteins encoded in this window:
- a CDS encoding STT3 domain-containing protein, giving the protein MDTKNILTKLKPIIIVLLIFSLVFLLRAEASGIPGVPDQMKTYFQEDSGLPYFSEMDSYYNYRLTNNFINHGYLGDTVKNGTDWDLHSYFPPGRSAEYPPLLMWVTAFFYKLANLFGDFPLLVVSFWTSTIIASLCVIPAYFFIKSISNEYGGIAAAVLVGVSTFYFSHTFAGFFDTDMFGMVLPLLVVWFFSVSITTTKNRNKMLYAVYSAISMLLFALAWSGWWYIFYLVIGVALVYMVVSKYIFEMDTFKSWKGYSSKKQWLLEQPVLLPLLIFVVLSSVLMFIFWGNLFFSQLTEPLSVLQLQSATQGTAYPNVFISVGELQIPSASTVVQDVGGIFPFAFGILGLLMIFWNLRIKKDKGKESKKGKNKPPKKDRKPRRTRKSTKSEKPKESKSEQKGFGGMIPPEKRGNYLYYAILFSVWLLITAYAFTKGVRFVEAFSLPIALCAGIFVGFIVDYLKNQIEKPAYQYIAIALVLVLVCYGPVTSANAVSNSVVPGTDDAMVNTLTWVKNNTPSNAVMTSWWDYGHLFAVKADRGVTFDGGSQNNARAYWVGKALSTNNEALSAGILKMLASSGDNGYMAVENFTNNTGKTVEIMDKILVVDKTSAQNILTSQYGMTTQQAQNVLQYTHPANATQDLFVTSLDMVGKAGWWSYFGNWNFNSKNSTNSIYSLAQANATSENNVVTIQGENNVTVQINGTNVTGGLQVSKNKIAPPHRLIIVSNGTTAVDTVVNNQSSFSILVVKQDNNLITVAMSKDLEDSMFTRLFFMQGAGLTHFKLAHKEPAEGISEVMVWNVS